The following are encoded in a window of Candidatus Poribacteria bacterium genomic DNA:
- a CDS encoding hydantoinase B/oxoprolinase family protein produces MNTDPIKLELYKNMLTSVAEEMGVTLQRTAFSPNIKERLDFSCAVFDNTGKMVAQAAHIPVHLGSMPLSVLAAIAHTEMVSGDMIALNDPYRGGTHLPDITLVAPVFSDERTGGAESRPVFFVANRAHHADVGGMTPGSMPIATSVIQEGIRIPPIKLIRGGELDTDLWEFILANVRTPEERRGDMEAQLAANRVGERRLREMVDKYGAAEITEYMQELCMYASRMVRARLQEIPDGRYMYADVLDNDGITDEPIEIRVAIEIKNDTALVDFTGTAQQVRGSVNAIYAITLSAVFYAFRCIAGADVPANAGCLEPIRVVAPEGTVVNAKFPAAVAGGNVETSQRIVDVLLGALAQACPDQIPAASSGTMNNLTIGGYDVSRGKDFTYYETIAGGMGARPNRDGIDAIHTHMTNTMNTPIEAIETNYPMQVAAYAIRRGTGGAGKFQGGAGVIRALRLLADAEVTILSERRERGPYGLQGGEPGKPGRNMLISDGEAHPLAGKVSVSTREGDVIRIETPGGGGFSSESQSQALREGKEL; encoded by the coding sequence ATGAACACAGATCCAATCAAACTTGAGCTTTACAAAAATATGTTAACCTCGGTTGCCGAGGAGATGGGCGTAACGCTACAACGCACGGCGTTCTCACCGAACATCAAGGAACGGCTCGATTTTTCATGTGCCGTGTTTGATAACACCGGTAAAATGGTTGCACAAGCGGCGCATATTCCTGTGCATCTCGGTTCCATGCCGCTTTCGGTGCTCGCGGCTATTGCCCATACAGAAATGGTGTCCGGCGATATGATTGCGCTTAACGATCCCTATCGTGGTGGCACCCACCTACCCGATATTACGCTCGTCGCGCCTGTCTTCTCAGATGAACGGACGGGCGGAGCAGAAAGCCGTCCTGTCTTCTTTGTCGCAAATCGCGCACATCACGCCGACGTGGGGGGGATGACTCCGGGTTCAATGCCAATTGCGACGAGTGTGATTCAGGAAGGGATCCGAATTCCGCCCATTAAACTCATCCGTGGTGGAGAATTGGACACCGATCTCTGGGAATTCATTCTCGCGAATGTCCGCACACCTGAGGAGCGCCGTGGCGATATGGAAGCGCAACTCGCGGCAAACCGGGTCGGTGAACGGCGATTACGGGAGATGGTGGACAAGTATGGCGCGGCAGAGATTACGGAATACATGCAGGAACTCTGCATGTATGCGAGTCGGATGGTCAGGGCACGCCTTCAAGAGATTCCGGACGGACGCTATATGTATGCCGATGTTCTTGACAATGACGGCATCACTGATGAACCTATTGAGATACGGGTCGCGATTGAGATCAAAAATGATACCGCATTGGTTGACTTCACTGGCACGGCTCAGCAGGTGCGGGGTTCAGTTAACGCCATTTACGCGATTACACTCTCTGCCGTTTTTTATGCCTTTCGATGTATCGCCGGTGCAGATGTTCCTGCCAATGCCGGGTGTTTGGAACCGATCCGAGTCGTTGCACCAGAGGGAACCGTTGTGAACGCGAAGTTTCCGGCAGCAGTTGCAGGCGGAAACGTTGAGACATCGCAGCGTATTGTTGATGTTCTGCTCGGGGCACTGGCGCAAGCCTGTCCTGATCAGATTCCTGCTGCGAGTTCCGGGACCATGAATAACCTCACAATAGGGGGATATGATGTTTCACGCGGGAAGGACTTTACGTATTACGAAACGATTGCAGGCGGGATGGGCGCACGCCCAAACCGAGACGGAATTGATGCTATCCATACGCATATGACCAATACAATGAACACGCCCATAGAGGCAATTGAAACGAACTATCCGATGCAGGTGGCGGCGTATGCGATTCGACGCGGAACAGGCGGCGCGGGGAAATTCCAAGGGGGTGCAGGTGTCATTCGGGCGCTACGACTTCTTGCAGATGCCGAGGTCACTATCCTTTCAGAACGGCGAGAACGAGGTCCCTACGGCTTGCAAGGCGGTGAACCGGGGAAACCGGGGCGTAACATGCTAATTTCTGATGGAGAGGCACATCCATTAGCAGGTAAGGTATCCGTTTCTACGCGCGAGGGTGATGTCATCCGCATAGAAACACCCGGCGGCGGCGGATTTTCGTCTGAGTCACAGTCCCAAGCGTTAAGAGAAGGGAAAGAATTATAA
- a CDS encoding vitamin B12-dependent ribonucleotide reductase yields MTVDNPNGVDEEATSPKHYSGGNRMGLTFTPYFTKPGVHPYDLLDWERRDAVIYNEKGDVIFKQEQVEVPADWTQLATDIAASKYFRKAGVPDVESEDSARQLVTRVARTLRRAGEEFGGYFATPEDAETFEMELTHILVTQRGAFNSPVWFNCGLWHEYHIEGGGGNYYWDRDAREVKVTTNAYEHPQNSACFIQSVDDSLDSMLELQRAEVRLFKYGSGTGSNFSKVRAKGELLSGGGESSGVLSFLEGFDRWAGSIKSGGTTRRAAKMVILDMDHPEIADYIDWKLREENKAKALIAAGYPADFNGEAYSTVSGQNSNNSVRIADDFMNAYLQGDSWKTTYRTSGDVADEYDARTLMEKIAYAAWACADPGVQFDSTIQKWHTCKNTGRINASNPCSEYLFLDDSACNLASINLAKFLKDDNTFDIEGFRATVRVFATAMEIIVDLSSYPTEGIAQRSHEYRPLGLGYANLGALLMRLGIPYDSEQAFAYAGAITAILSGKGYQTSAEIAGSIGPFAGYAKNDDSMLDVMRLHRDAAYSIDPIACPPDLLDAAKVDWDACLEKGERWGYRNSQISVIAPTGTISFLMDCDTTGIEPEFALVKFKKLAGGGYMKIVNQSVRDALHNLDYTLQQTETIIKYLIGTGTFEGTPHINADTLKRKGFTQEDIARVAEMLPSAFDLNLAFAPGFLGEECLERLGITEEEAADPSFDLLSAIGFSEDEISMAEEVICGTGTVEGAPHLSPTHYAVFDCAVQCGKHGTRYINHMGPLKMMAAVQPFISGAISKTVNVPHDATVDDIKTLYVEAWRRGVKCLAVYRDGSKGSQPLSTRSQQDAEGETDEAIADALTERPIRKRLSDTRTSLTHKFSVGGHEGYIHVGFYEDGSPGEVFLRMSKEGTAVSGLMDSVAVLTSIALQYGVPLESLVNKFSHVRFEPSGFTSNPDIPMAKSIIDYVFRWLGTQFLTQEPQGGSNVIDMEAEMVPPEELHPYGHGSNGETDSWLEHEKQISLQHADAPPCLECGSLMLRSGVCYRCANCGATSGCS; encoded by the coding sequence ATGACGGTTGATAATCCGAACGGGGTTGATGAAGAGGCAACCTCTCCAAAGCATTATAGCGGAGGTAATCGGATGGGACTCACTTTCACACCCTATTTTACCAAGCCCGGCGTTCATCCCTACGATTTGTTGGACTGGGAACGCCGTGACGCGGTCATCTACAATGAAAAGGGTGATGTCATTTTCAAACAGGAGCAGGTTGAAGTACCGGCAGACTGGACGCAGCTCGCGACAGATATTGCGGCATCGAAATATTTCCGAAAAGCCGGAGTTCCTGATGTAGAATCGGAGGACAGTGCTCGCCAATTGGTTACCCGTGTGGCGCGCACGCTCCGTCGCGCAGGCGAAGAATTCGGAGGGTATTTTGCGACCCCTGAAGACGCCGAAACGTTTGAGATGGAATTGACGCATATCCTCGTTACACAACGGGGTGCTTTCAATTCGCCTGTTTGGTTTAATTGCGGCTTGTGGCATGAATATCATATCGAGGGGGGCGGTGGCAACTACTATTGGGACCGAGACGCACGGGAAGTCAAGGTCACTACCAATGCGTATGAACACCCGCAAAATTCCGCCTGCTTCATTCAAAGTGTTGACGATTCTCTGGACTCTATGTTGGAGCTCCAGAGAGCCGAAGTGCGCCTCTTTAAATACGGCAGCGGCACAGGCTCCAACTTCAGCAAAGTTCGCGCGAAGGGTGAACTCCTCTCCGGCGGTGGTGAGAGTTCGGGAGTACTGTCATTCCTCGAAGGCTTTGATCGATGGGCAGGTAGTATCAAATCTGGTGGCACGACAAGACGGGCAGCCAAAATGGTTATCCTTGACATGGATCATCCAGAAATTGCTGACTATATCGACTGGAAACTCAGAGAAGAGAATAAAGCGAAAGCACTCATCGCCGCAGGATACCCCGCCGATTTCAATGGCGAGGCATACAGCACCGTCAGTGGACAGAACAGCAACAACTCTGTCAGGATCGCAGATGATTTCATGAATGCCTACTTACAGGGCGATTCATGGAAAACGACGTACCGGACGAGTGGTGACGTTGCCGATGAATACGATGCCAGAACGCTAATGGAGAAGATCGCCTATGCCGCTTGGGCATGTGCAGATCCGGGCGTTCAGTTTGACAGCACAATTCAGAAATGGCATACATGCAAAAACACGGGTAGGATTAACGCAAGTAACCCCTGCAGTGAATACCTCTTCTTAGACGATTCTGCTTGCAACCTCGCCAGCATTAACCTTGCTAAATTTTTGAAAGATGATAACACCTTTGACATTGAGGGCTTCCGCGCGACCGTTCGTGTGTTCGCCACCGCGATGGAAATCATCGTAGATCTCTCCTCGTACCCAACCGAAGGTATAGCACAGCGTTCTCATGAATATCGTCCGCTCGGACTCGGTTACGCCAACTTAGGCGCACTCCTGATGCGTTTAGGGATTCCTTACGACAGTGAGCAAGCGTTTGCCTACGCTGGTGCCATTACTGCCATCCTGAGTGGTAAAGGGTATCAAACGAGTGCCGAAATTGCGGGGAGTATTGGTCCTTTTGCCGGGTACGCAAAGAATGACGATTCTATGTTAGACGTTATGCGGCTGCACCGAGATGCCGCCTATAGCATTGATCCGATAGCATGCCCACCCGATCTTTTGGATGCTGCAAAAGTGGATTGGGATGCATGTCTTGAAAAGGGAGAACGCTGGGGTTATCGGAATTCCCAAATCAGCGTTATCGCGCCAACAGGAACCATCTCTTTCCTGATGGATTGCGATACAACGGGGATTGAACCCGAGTTCGCGCTCGTCAAATTCAAGAAGTTGGCAGGCGGCGGGTACATGAAAATTGTCAACCAGAGCGTTCGCGATGCCTTACACAACTTAGATTATACACTTCAGCAAACTGAGACTATTATTAAGTATCTCATCGGAACGGGCACTTTTGAAGGCACACCGCACATTAATGCAGATACATTGAAACGGAAAGGCTTTACACAGGAAGATATCGCTCGTGTTGCGGAGATGTTACCGAGTGCATTCGACCTGAACCTCGCCTTTGCCCCAGGCTTTCTCGGAGAAGAGTGTCTTGAGCGGTTAGGTATAACCGAAGAGGAAGCGGCAGATCCGAGTTTTGACCTCCTCTCTGCAATTGGATTTAGTGAAGATGAAATTAGTATGGCTGAAGAAGTCATCTGCGGTACAGGCACGGTTGAGGGCGCGCCACACCTCTCACCGACGCACTACGCCGTTTTCGATTGTGCTGTCCAATGTGGTAAGCACGGAACCCGTTATATAAACCACATGGGACCGTTGAAAATGATGGCGGCTGTGCAACCCTTTATCTCCGGTGCTATCTCCAAAACCGTCAACGTTCCACATGACGCAACGGTAGATGACATCAAAACGTTATACGTGGAAGCGTGGCGACGCGGCGTCAAATGTCTTGCCGTTTATCGCGATGGTAGCAAAGGTAGCCAACCGCTTTCAACTCGAAGCCAACAGGATGCGGAGGGTGAAACCGATGAGGCGATTGCAGATGCTCTCACCGAACGTCCAATTAGGAAGCGTCTCTCAGACACGCGTACTTCTCTTACGCATAAATTTAGCGTTGGGGGGCACGAAGGATATATCCATGTTGGGTTCTACGAAGATGGTAGCCCCGGAGAAGTTTTCCTCCGCATGAGCAAAGAAGGGACAGCCGTCTCTGGACTGATGGACTCCGTCGCGGTTCTCACCTCTATTGCATTGCAGTACGGTGTGCCGTTAGAGTCACTCGTTAATAAGTTCAGCCACGTCCGGTTTGAACCGTCAGGCTTTACATCTAATCCCGACATTCCGATGGCGAAGTCGATTATAGATTATGTTTTCCGGTGGCTCGGCACCCAGTTTCTCACGCAGGAACCACAGGGCGGTTCCAACGTGATTGATATGGAGGCAGAGATGGTGCCTCCCGAGGAACTCCATCCCTATGGGCATGGTAGTAACGGTGAAACAGATTCATGGTTGGAGCATGAGAAGCAAATTTCGCTTCAACACGCAGATGCCCCACCGTGCCTTGAATGTGGTTCCCTTATGCTGAGAAGTGGGGTCTGCTATCGCTGTGCAAATTGTGGCGCAACGAGTGGATGTTCGTAA